Proteins encoded by one window of Enterobacter pseudoroggenkampii:
- a CDS encoding metal-dependent hydrolase — MPTVITHAAVPLCLGLGLGTKVIPPRLLFAGIVLAMLPDADVLAFRFGVAYGNVFGHRGFTHSLLFAFVVPILCVLTGRRWFRASLTRCWLFLTVSLLSHSLLDSITTGGKGVGWLWPWSDERFFAPWQVIKVAPFALSRYTTPYGQQVIISELLWVWLPGVVLMGMLWWRRR; from the coding sequence ATGCCTACCGTTATTACGCACGCTGCTGTTCCGCTTTGTCTGGGCTTAGGCCTGGGAACCAAAGTGATTCCTCCTCGCCTGTTGTTTGCCGGGATTGTCCTCGCCATGCTGCCGGATGCCGACGTGCTGGCGTTCAGGTTCGGCGTCGCGTATGGAAATGTTTTCGGCCATCGCGGCTTTACCCACTCCCTGCTGTTCGCCTTCGTGGTGCCGATACTTTGCGTGCTGACTGGACGACGATGGTTCAGGGCCAGCCTGACGCGGTGCTGGCTGTTTTTAACGGTATCACTGCTGTCGCACAGCCTGCTGGATTCGATTACCACAGGCGGAAAAGGCGTCGGCTGGCTGTGGCCGTGGTCAGATGAACGCTTCTTTGCGCCGTGGCAGGTGATTAAGGTCGCGCCGTTTGCGCTCTCACGCTATACCACGCCGTACGGGCAGCAGGTGATTATTTCAGAACTGCTGTGGGTGTGGCTGCCGGGGGTTGTGCTGATGGGAATGTTGTGGTGGAGAAGAAGGTAA
- the folD gene encoding bifunctional methylenetetrahydrofolate dehydrogenase/methenyltetrahydrofolate cyclohydrolase FolD, with product MAAKIIDGKTIAQQVRSEVAEKVKARKAAGKRAPGLAVVLVGSNPASQIYVGSKRKACEEVGFVSRSYDLPETTSEAELLELIDTLNADKEIDGILVQLPLPAGIDNVKVLERIAPDKDVDGFHPYNVGRLCQRAPRLRPCTPRGIVTLLERYNIDTYGLNAVVIGASNIVGRPMSMELLLAGCTTTVTHRFTKNLRHHVENADLLIVAVGKPGFIPGEWIKEGAIVVDVGINRLENGKVVGDVVYEDAAARASYITPVPGGVGPMTVATLIQNTLQACEEYHDVEDA from the coding sequence ATGGCAGCAAAGATTATTGACGGTAAAACGATTGCGCAGCAGGTGCGCTCTGAGGTCGCGGAAAAAGTGAAGGCGCGTAAAGCCGCCGGAAAACGCGCCCCCGGGCTGGCCGTTGTGCTGGTTGGCAGCAACCCGGCATCGCAGATTTATGTCGGCAGCAAGCGCAAAGCGTGTGAAGAGGTCGGCTTCGTCTCCCGCTCTTACGATTTGCCGGAAACCACCAGCGAAGCAGAACTGCTGGAACTTATTGACACTCTGAATGCCGATAAAGAGATCGACGGCATTCTGGTTCAGTTGCCGCTGCCAGCAGGTATCGACAACGTGAAGGTGCTGGAGCGTATCGCACCGGATAAAGACGTGGACGGTTTCCATCCGTACAACGTTGGCCGCCTGTGCCAGCGTGCGCCGCGTCTGCGCCCGTGCACGCCGCGCGGCATTGTGACGCTGCTGGAGCGCTATAACATCGATACTTACGGCCTGAACGCCGTGGTGATTGGTGCCTCTAACATCGTGGGCCGTCCGATGAGCATGGAGCTGCTGCTGGCCGGCTGCACCACCACCGTGACCCACCGCTTCACCAAGAACCTGCGTCATCACGTCGAAAATGCCGATCTGCTGATCGTCGCGGTCGGTAAGCCGGGCTTTATTCCGGGCGAGTGGATTAAAGAGGGTGCAATCGTCGTGGACGTCGGGATTAACCGTCTGGAAAACGGCAAAGTGGTTGGCGACGTGGTGTATGAAGATGCCGCCGCGCGCGCCTCTTACATTACCCCCGTACCGGGCGGCGTAGGTCCAATGACCGTCGCAACGCTGATTCAGAATACTTTGCAGGCATGCGAAGAATATCACGACGTAGAGGACGCGTAA
- a CDS encoding PTS transporter subunit EIIC encodes MSLISGFVKSLSKLSMIGRALMLPISLLPAAGLLLAFGDKFHLPLMMNAGGVIFDNLPMLFAIGSAVGLASESGIAALSAAVSVFVTNITISTVLSITPEMASQGGKYAMVVGIPTLQMGVFGGLICGILAAWCYNRFHTMQLPEFLGFFSGKRFVAIATAFLSFLMGLLLPYVWQHIQAGIDALSVVVNGDNQAASTFIFGLVERALIPLGLHHIWYPSFWYSFGDYTTQAGQVIHGDQTIWFKMLEEGVKSFSSDTYQNAGKFMQGEFPLMLFALPAACLAMYHEAHTKNKKIAAGILFSAALTCFLTGITEPVEFTFIFVAPILYVFNAIMAGLAYMTMYLLHAHIAKSFSAGFIDYLSFGILPSFNGYQTHFLSAIIIGIPMGLIYYFTFRFVIRRFDVKTPGRTEVTANADEKSDSELATEIITLLGGAHNIDSVGACITRLRLEVTKSEVVDKDGLNGLGARGVVFVGDNGIQVIFGARAQFIAQTMSTMIGK; translated from the coding sequence ATGAGTCTGATATCAGGGTTTGTTAAATCGCTGTCTAAGTTATCGATGATTGGTCGCGCCTTAATGCTGCCAATTTCACTGCTTCCCGCTGCGGGCCTGCTGCTGGCCTTCGGCGATAAGTTCCATCTGCCGCTGATGATGAACGCGGGTGGGGTTATTTTTGATAACCTGCCAATGCTGTTTGCCATTGGCTCCGCCGTGGGTCTGGCATCAGAATCCGGCATCGCGGCGCTGTCTGCGGCCGTTTCGGTGTTTGTCACCAATATCACCATCAGCACCGTGCTGAGCATCACGCCGGAAATGGCCTCCCAGGGCGGGAAATACGCCATGGTGGTGGGCATTCCGACGCTGCAGATGGGCGTCTTCGGCGGCCTAATCTGCGGTATTCTCGCGGCCTGGTGCTATAACCGCTTCCACACCATGCAGCTTCCGGAGTTCCTGGGCTTCTTTTCCGGCAAGCGCTTCGTGGCGATTGCAACGGCGTTCCTCTCTTTCCTGATGGGGCTGCTGCTGCCGTACGTCTGGCAGCATATCCAGGCCGGTATCGACGCGCTCTCCGTGGTGGTGAACGGCGATAATCAGGCGGCGTCGACCTTTATCTTCGGTCTGGTGGAACGTGCGCTGATCCCGCTCGGTCTGCACCATATCTGGTATCCGTCGTTCTGGTATTCGTTTGGCGATTACACCACCCAGGCAGGCCAGGTGATCCATGGCGACCAGACCATCTGGTTCAAGATGCTGGAAGAAGGGGTGAAATCCTTCAGCAGCGACACCTACCAGAACGCCGGTAAGTTCATGCAGGGTGAATTCCCGCTGATGCTGTTCGCGCTGCCCGCCGCGTGCCTGGCGATGTATCACGAAGCCCATACGAAGAATAAGAAAATCGCGGCCGGTATTCTGTTCTCCGCGGCGCTCACCTGCTTCCTGACGGGGATCACCGAACCGGTTGAGTTTACCTTTATCTTCGTGGCACCGATTCTGTACGTCTTTAACGCCATCATGGCGGGTCTGGCCTACATGACCATGTACCTGCTGCATGCGCATATCGCCAAGTCGTTCTCTGCAGGCTTTATCGACTATCTGTCATTCGGGATCCTGCCGTCGTTTAACGGCTACCAGACCCACTTCCTGAGCGCCATTATCATCGGCATTCCAATGGGCCTGATTTATTACTTCACGTTCCGCTTTGTGATCCGTCGCTTCGACGTGAAAACGCCGGGCCGCACTGAAGTGACCGCCAACGCGGATGAGAAATCTGATTCTGAACTCGCGACCGAGATCATCACCCTGCTGGGCGGGGCGCATAACATCGACTCCGTCGGCGCCTGTATCACCCGTCTTCGCCTGGAAGTGACAAAAAGTGAGGTGGTGGATAAAGACGGCCTGAACGGACTCGGCGCGCGCGGCGTGGTCTTTGTCGGCGACAACGGTATTCAGGTGATTTTCGGTGCCAGAGCACAGTTTATCGCCCAGACCATGTCCACCATGATCGGCAAATAA
- the ppiB gene encoding peptidylprolyl isomerase B — translation MVTFHTNHGDIVIKTFDDKAPETVKNFLDYCREGFYNNTIFHRVINGFMIQGGGFEPGMNQKATKEPIKNEANNGLKNTRGTLAMARTQAPHSATAQFFINVADNDFLNFSGESLQGWGYCVFAEVVEGMDVVDKIKAVSTGRSGMHQDVPKEDVVITSVTVSE, via the coding sequence ATGGTTACTTTCCACACTAATCATGGCGATATCGTAATCAAAACCTTTGATGACAAAGCGCCTGAAACAGTTAAAAACTTCCTGGACTACTGCCGCGAAGGTTTCTACAACAACACCATTTTCCACCGCGTGATCAACGGTTTTATGATCCAGGGCGGCGGTTTCGAACCTGGCATGAACCAGAAAGCCACTAAAGAGCCGATCAAGAACGAAGCGAACAACGGCCTGAAAAACACCCGCGGCACGCTGGCGATGGCGCGTACTCAGGCACCTCACTCTGCAACCGCGCAGTTCTTCATTAACGTGGCGGACAACGACTTCCTGAACTTCTCCGGCGAAAGCCTGCAGGGTTGGGGCTACTGCGTATTCGCAGAAGTGGTTGAAGGTATGGACGTGGTTGACAAGATCAAAGCCGTCTCTACTGGCCGCAGCGGTATGCACCAGGACGTTCCGAAAGAAGACGTTGTGATTACAAGCGTGACCGTCAGCGAGTAA
- the purE gene encoding 5-(carboxyamino)imidazole ribonucleotide mutase produces the protein MSSRNNPARVAIVMGSKSDWATMQFAAEIFEILNVPHHVEVVSAHRTPDKLFSFAESAEENGYEVIIAGAGGAAHLPGMIAAKTLVPVLGVPVQSAALSGVDSLYSIVQMPRGIPVGTLAIGKAGAANAALLAAQILATHDKALHQRLAEWRKAQTDEVLDNPDPRGAA, from the coding sequence ATGTCTTCCCGCAATAATCCGGCGCGTGTCGCCATCGTGATGGGGTCCAAAAGCGACTGGGCTACCATGCAGTTCGCCGCCGAAATCTTTGAAATCCTGAATGTTCCGCACCACGTCGAAGTGGTCTCCGCGCACCGTACACCGGACAAACTGTTCAGCTTCGCCGAAAGCGCCGAAGAGAACGGTTATGAGGTGATCATTGCCGGTGCGGGCGGCGCAGCACACCTGCCGGGCATGATTGCCGCCAAAACCCTGGTGCCGGTTCTGGGCGTCCCGGTACAAAGCGCCGCGTTAAGCGGTGTGGACAGCCTCTACTCCATCGTCCAGATGCCGCGCGGTATTCCTGTCGGGACGCTGGCGATTGGCAAAGCGGGCGCGGCGAACGCTGCCCTGTTGGCCGCGCAGATCCTGGCGACGCACGATAAAGCGTTACATCAGCGTCTGGCGGAGTGGCGTAAAGCCCAGACCGACGAAGTGCTGGACAATCCGGACCCGCGGGGTGCGGCATGA
- the lpxH gene encoding UDP-2,3-diacylglucosamine diphosphatase has translation MATLFIADLHLQTEEPAITAGFLRFLRGEAKSADALYILGDLFEAWIGDDDPNPLHREMASAIKALVDSGVPCYFIHGNRDFLIGKRYARESGMTLLPEEQVLDLYGRKVLIMHGDTLCTDDTGYLAFRAKVHTPWIQKVFLALPLFIRNRIAARMRAGSKAANSSKSMTIMDVNPHAVVNVMEKHGVQWLIHGHTHRPDVHSLIANGEPAHRVVLGAWHSEGSMVKVTPEGVELIAFPF, from the coding sequence GTGGCGACACTCTTTATTGCGGATCTGCATCTGCAAACAGAAGAACCGGCGATAACCGCCGGTTTTCTGCGTTTTTTACGCGGTGAAGCGAAAAGCGCCGATGCGCTGTACATCCTGGGCGACCTCTTTGAAGCCTGGATTGGCGACGACGATCCTAACCCGCTGCACCGTGAAATGGCTTCGGCCATTAAAGCGCTGGTGGATTCCGGCGTCCCCTGCTACTTCATTCACGGCAACCGTGATTTCCTGATCGGCAAGCGCTACGCCCGTGAAAGCGGCATGACGCTGCTGCCGGAAGAACAGGTGCTCGACCTCTACGGCCGCAAGGTGCTGATCATGCACGGCGACACGCTCTGCACCGACGATACCGGCTACCTGGCGTTTCGCGCTAAAGTCCACACCCCGTGGATCCAGAAGGTGTTCCTTGCCCTGCCGCTGTTTATCCGCAACCGCATCGCCGCCAGAATGCGCGCGGGCAGTAAAGCCGCCAACAGCAGCAAATCCATGACCATCATGGACGTTAATCCTCACGCGGTGGTCAACGTGATGGAAAAACATGGCGTTCAGTGGTTGATCCACGGGCATACCCATCGTCCAGACGTGCATTCCCTTATCGCCAACGGCGAACCGGCCCATCGCGTGGTGTTGGGTGCATGGCACTCAGAAGGATCCATGGTCAAAGTCACGCCAGAGGGTGTGGAGCTGATCGCTTTTCCGTTTTAA
- the malI gene encoding Mal regulon transcriptional regulator MalI, translating to MKKVSIIDVAKHAGVSVSTVSLVLRQKGKISEATIEKVNAAINTLGYVHNVAAANLRANTSNLIGLILRDFSDSFSIKVMASIVQDLEKQGYMVFLGQPQNDHDQLERCLLSFKQQGVAGVIYLASDTRTSTLPEQIRRCPLPLVVVSQSLLDEKCNLVMRDNRQAASLAVRYLIERGHRNIAYIGGREGCLIREQRLLGFRSAMAQNGLVWRDEYSPACSDDTLAAGFATRQLLEKNNTITALLCHSPDAMIGSISGIHQVGRTVGKDVFLTQQVALVGFEDMLHVNLTSPSFTYVSSASEETGRQAAGLIIRTLKEPTLQTQRITLSGQLIARESA from the coding sequence TTGAAGAAAGTCAGCATTATTGATGTCGCAAAGCACGCGGGCGTGTCGGTTTCCACCGTCTCGCTGGTGCTGCGCCAGAAAGGGAAAATCTCAGAGGCAACGATCGAGAAGGTCAACGCTGCCATCAATACGCTGGGCTATGTTCATAACGTTGCCGCTGCCAACCTCCGCGCCAATACGTCCAATCTGATTGGCCTGATCCTCCGTGACTTTAGCGACAGTTTCTCCATCAAGGTGATGGCGAGCATCGTTCAGGATCTTGAAAAACAGGGGTATATGGTTTTTCTCGGCCAGCCCCAGAACGACCATGACCAACTTGAGCGCTGCCTGCTGTCGTTTAAGCAGCAGGGCGTCGCAGGGGTGATCTATCTGGCCTCGGATACCCGCACCTCTACCCTACCGGAACAGATTCGCCGCTGCCCGCTGCCGCTGGTGGTGGTCTCTCAGTCGCTGCTGGATGAAAAATGCAATCTGGTGATGCGCGATAACCGTCAGGCGGCCAGTCTGGCGGTGCGTTATCTTATCGAGCGCGGTCATCGCAATATCGCCTACATTGGCGGACGCGAAGGCTGCCTTATCCGCGAACAGCGCCTGCTCGGTTTTCGCAGCGCGATGGCGCAAAACGGGCTGGTCTGGCGCGATGAATACTCTCCGGCCTGCAGCGATGACACCCTGGCTGCGGGTTTCGCCACCCGCCAGCTGCTGGAAAAAAACAATACTATCACCGCCCTGCTCTGCCACTCGCCGGATGCCATGATCGGCTCCATCTCCGGTATTCATCAGGTCGGGCGTACGGTGGGTAAAGATGTGTTTTTAACACAGCAGGTCGCGCTGGTCGGTTTCGAAGATATGCTCCACGTTAACCTCACCTCGCCCTCGTTTACCTACGTCTCGTCCGCCAGCGAAGAGACGGGGCGTCAGGCGGCCGGGCTGATTATTCGCACGCTGAAGGAGCCGACGCTGCAAACCCAGCGCATTACGCTTTCCGGGCAGCTTATCGCGCGCGAGTCGGCGTAA
- the cysS gene encoding cysteine--tRNA ligase, with product MLKIFNTMTRQKEEFKPIHAGEVGMYVCGITVYDLCHIGHGRTFVAFDVVSRYLRFLGYTLKYVRNITDIDDKIIKRANENGESFVALVDRMIVEMHKDFDALNIQRPDSEPRATHHIHEIIEITEKLIARGHAYVADNGDVMFSVPTDPTYGSLSRQDLDQLQAGARVDVVDVKRNPMDFVLWKMSKEGEPSWPSPWGEGRPGWHIECSAMNCKQLGKHFDIHGGGSDLMFPHHENEIAQSTCAHGGEYVNYWMHSGMVMVDREKMSKSLGNFFTVRDVLKYYDAETVRYFLMSGHYRSQLNYSEENLKQARSALERLYTALRGTDRSVPAAGGEAFEARFVEVMNDDFNTPEAYSVLFDMAREVNRLKSEDMAAANALASHLRKISSVLGLLEQDPDVFLQSGAQADDGEVAEIEALIKARLEARQAKDWAAADAARNRLTEMGIILEDGPQGTTWRRK from the coding sequence ATGTTAAAAATCTTTAATACAATGACGCGCCAAAAAGAGGAATTTAAACCTATCCATGCCGGGGAAGTCGGCATGTACGTGTGTGGTATTACGGTTTACGATCTCTGTCACATTGGCCATGGCCGTACCTTTGTCGCTTTTGACGTGGTGTCACGCTACCTGCGTTTTCTGGGCTATACCCTGAAATACGTGCGTAATATCACCGACATCGACGACAAAATCATCAAGCGCGCTAATGAGAACGGCGAAAGCTTTGTCGCGCTGGTGGATCGCATGATCGTCGAGATGCACAAAGATTTCGACGCCCTGAATATTCAGCGCCCGGACAGCGAGCCGCGCGCGACCCACCATATTCACGAAATCATCGAGATCACCGAAAAGCTGATCGCACGCGGTCACGCCTACGTTGCGGACAACGGTGACGTGATGTTCTCGGTGCCAACGGACCCAACCTACGGTTCGCTTTCCCGTCAGGATCTGGATCAGCTCCAGGCCGGTGCCCGTGTCGACGTGGTTGACGTGAAGCGTAACCCGATGGACTTCGTGCTGTGGAAGATGTCCAAAGAGGGGGAGCCAAGCTGGCCATCCCCGTGGGGCGAAGGCCGCCCGGGCTGGCACATTGAGTGTTCCGCGATGAACTGCAAACAGCTGGGCAAGCACTTCGACATTCACGGCGGCGGTTCAGACCTGATGTTCCCGCACCACGAAAACGAAATTGCGCAGTCCACCTGCGCCCACGGCGGCGAGTACGTGAACTACTGGATGCACTCCGGGATGGTAATGGTTGACCGCGAGAAGATGTCGAAATCGCTGGGCAACTTCTTTACCGTGCGCGACGTGCTGAAGTATTACGACGCGGAAACCGTGCGCTACTTCCTGATGTCTGGCCACTATCGCAGCCAGCTGAACTACAGCGAAGAGAATCTGAAGCAGGCGCGCTCGGCGCTGGAGCGTCTGTACACCGCGCTGCGCGGGACCGACAGGTCTGTTCCGGCGGCAGGCGGCGAAGCGTTCGAAGCACGCTTTGTTGAGGTGATGAACGACGACTTCAACACCCCGGAAGCCTACTCCGTGCTGTTCGACATGGCGCGCGAAGTGAACCGCCTGAAGTCAGAAGATATGGCGGCGGCGAATGCGCTGGCGTCTCATCTGCGTAAGATCTCTTCCGTGCTCGGCCTGCTGGAGCAGGATCCGGACGTGTTCCTGCAGAGCGGTGCGCAGGCGGACGACGGCGAAGTGGCGGAAATTGAAGCGTTGATCAAAGCGCGTCTGGAAGCGCGTCAGGCGAAAGACTGGGCGGCGGCCGATGCGGCGCGTAACCGTCTGACCGAGATGGGCATCATTCTGGAAGACGGCCCGCAGGGTACCACCTGGCGCCGTAAGTAA
- a CDS encoding YdgH/BhsA/McbA-like domain containing protein: protein MKSIKTFVAVTALSLASFGAFAQSVSATGSTLDRAEAKIAAQAAEQGASYKITSAKVDNRVYMTAELTK from the coding sequence ATGAAATCCATCAAAACTTTCGTTGCAGTTACCGCTCTTTCCCTGGCTTCCTTCGGCGCTTTCGCGCAGAGCGTCAGCGCAACCGGTTCAACCCTTGACCGCGCAGAAGCGAAAATTGCTGCACAGGCTGCTGAACAGGGCGCGTCTTACAAAATCACCAGCGCGAAGGTCGACAACCGCGTGTATATGACCGCAGAACTGACGAAATAA
- the ybcJ gene encoding ribosome-associated protein YbcJ: MATFSLGKHPHVELCDLLKLEGWSESGAQAKIVIADGLVKVDGVVETRKRCKIVAGQTVSFEGQSVTVTA; the protein is encoded by the coding sequence ATGGCGACTTTTTCATTAGGTAAACACCCGCACGTTGAGCTGTGCGATCTGCTCAAGCTGGAAGGCTGGAGCGAAAGCGGCGCGCAGGCGAAAATCGTTATCGCCGACGGGCTGGTAAAAGTCGACGGCGTGGTGGAAACCCGCAAGCGCTGCAAGATTGTCGCGGGACAGACCGTGAGCTTTGAAGGACAGAGCGTAACCGTGACGGCCTGA